One segment of Proteus appendicitidis DNA contains the following:
- the pepT gene encoding peptidase T: MDKLLERFFEYINFDTQSKPSSKMSPSSDGQLKLAKALAQELKKLGFSDVMLSDKGCVMASLPSNVSWPVPVIGFISHLDTSPDFSGKHVKPQVLEDYRGGDIALGIGDEVLSPVMFPILHSMIGKTLITTDGKTLLGADDKAGIAEIITAMVRLKETNRPHGDIRIAFTPDEEIGRGAHYVDLKAFGASWAYTVDGGGVGELEYENFNAASVNIKIVGNNVHPGSAKGVMVNALGLATRIHQELPVDETPENTDGYEGFYHLQSIKGSVERAEMHYIIRDFNRNLFEKRKQNMIAIAEKVGKGLHPDCYIELTIDDSYYNMHDKVVQFPHIIEIAKQAMIDCDIEPNIKPIRGGTDGAQLSYRGLPCPNIFTGGYNFHGKHEFISLEGMEAAVSVIMRIAEITAEREKAKVIS, translated from the coding sequence ATGGATAAATTATTAGAACGTTTTTTTGAATATATTAATTTTGATACACAATCAAAACCATCTTCAAAAATGTCACCAAGCAGTGATGGACAATTAAAACTTGCCAAGGCATTGGCTCAAGAATTAAAAAAACTGGGCTTTTCTGATGTAATGCTCAGTGATAAGGGATGTGTAATGGCAAGTTTACCATCCAATGTATCTTGGCCAGTGCCAGTGATTGGCTTTATTTCGCATCTTGATACATCTCCTGATTTTTCAGGAAAACATGTAAAACCACAAGTTCTTGAAGATTATCGTGGTGGCGATATTGCGTTAGGCATTGGTGATGAAGTGTTATCGCCGGTTATGTTCCCAATTTTACATTCAATGATTGGTAAAACATTAATTACTACAGACGGCAAAACGTTACTGGGTGCGGACGACAAAGCGGGTATTGCTGAAATTATTACTGCGATGGTGCGCTTAAAAGAAACGAATCGACCACATGGGGATATTCGTATTGCTTTCACTCCTGATGAAGAAATTGGGCGTGGTGCGCATTATGTAGATTTAAAAGCATTCGGTGCAAGCTGGGCTTATACCGTTGATGGTGGTGGTGTTGGTGAACTGGAATATGAAAACTTCAATGCCGCATCCGTGAATATCAAAATTGTAGGTAACAATGTTCATCCGGGTAGTGCAAAAGGGGTGATGGTTAATGCATTAGGATTAGCAACACGCATTCATCAAGAATTACCGGTTGATGAAACACCCGAAAATACCGACGGTTATGAAGGTTTTTACCATCTGCAAAGTATCAAAGGTTCAGTAGAAAGAGCGGAAATGCATTATATTATCCGTGATTTTAATCGTAACTTATTTGAAAAACGCAAACAGAATATGATTGCGATTGCAGAGAAAGTCGGGAAAGGGCTACATCCTGATTGCTATATTGAGCTAACGATTGATGATAGCTATTACAATATGCATGATAAAGTTGTTCAATTCCCTCACATCATTGAAATAGCCAAACAAGCCATGATTGATTGTGATATTGAGCCAAATATCAAGCCTATTCGTGGTGGTACAGACGGCGCTCAACTTTCTTACCGCGGATTACCTTGTCCTAATATTTTTACAGGCGGTTATAATTTCCATGGTAAGCATGAATTTATCTCTTTAGAAGGCATGGAAGCAGCGGTGAGTGTGATTATGCGTATCGCTGAAATTACGGCTGAAAGAGAAAAGGCGAAAGTGATTAGCTGA
- a CDS encoding cupin domain-containing protein — protein sequence MDYKLNLDWQSFLESHWQKRPLLIKNGFSRFVDPLSPDELAGLAMEDEVDSRLVSCQDGQWGVKHGPFEHFEGLGDKDWSLLVQAVDHWHFPSAALMKPFRVLPDWRIDDLMISYSVPGGGVGPHLDQYDVFIIQGQGRRRWRVGEKIPMKQHCPHPDLLQVDPFEAIIDEELEPGDILYIPPGFPHEGYAIEESLNYSVGFRSPNARELFSGFADYVLANDLGSYRYSDPDLTPRENPALVQHQELNKLHAMMEDLLAQPEVFRHWFGEFISQSRHELDLAVPEPLYENAEIHDLLQQGEQLHRLNGIRALRVGDSCFVNGELINTDYIEAADALCQYDYIDKQHLGEALSDPKFVRLLTHLVNQGYWYFED from the coding sequence ATGGACTATAAACTTAATTTAGATTGGCAATCATTCCTCGAAAGCCATTGGCAAAAACGCCCTTTATTAATTAAAAACGGCTTCTCTCGTTTTGTTGATCCTTTATCTCCTGACGAACTTGCTGGTCTTGCAATGGAAGATGAAGTAGATAGCCGTCTTGTTAGCTGTCAAGACGGACAATGGGGAGTCAAGCATGGGCCTTTTGAGCACTTTGAAGGACTCGGTGATAAAGATTGGTCTTTACTTGTACAAGCCGTCGATCACTGGCATTTTCCTAGTGCGGCATTAATGAAGCCATTTCGTGTGTTACCCGATTGGCGCATTGATGATTTAATGATCTCTTATTCTGTTCCCGGTGGTGGTGTAGGCCCACACCTTGATCAATATGATGTCTTTATTATTCAGGGACAAGGTCGTCGTCGTTGGCGTGTGGGTGAAAAAATCCCAATGAAACAACACTGCCCTCACCCTGATCTGCTCCAAGTTGATCCTTTTGAAGCAATTATTGATGAAGAATTAGAACCGGGTGATATTCTTTATATCCCACCAGGATTTCCACATGAAGGCTATGCGATTGAAGAATCGCTAAACTACTCTGTTGGTTTCAGATCGCCTAACGCTCGTGAGCTTTTCAGTGGTTTCGCTGACTATGTGCTAGCAAATGATTTAGGCAGCTATCGTTATAGCGATCCGGATCTAACTCCGCGTGAAAACCCTGCATTAGTACAACATCAAGAGTTGAATAAACTTCATGCCATGATGGAAGATCTACTTGCTCAACCAGAAGTATTCCGTCATTGGTTTGGTGAGTTTATTTCTCAATCTCGTCATGAGCTTGATCTTGCAGTTCCAGAACCTTTATACGAAAACGCAGAAATTCATGACTTACTACAACAAGGTGAGCAACTTCACCGTTTAAATGGTATTCGTGCATTACGTGTTGGTGATAGCTGTTTTGTTAATGGTGAGTTGATAAATACTGATTATATCGAAGCGGCTGATGCGCTTTGCCAATATGATTATATTGATAAACAACACTTAGGTGAGGCATTATCTGATCCGAAGTTTGTGCGTTTATTAACACACTTAGTTAATCAAGGTTATTGGTATTTTGAAGATTAA
- the phoQ gene encoding two-component system sensor histidine kinase PhoQ, giving the protein MQKKQRSPLSLRTRFLLATSAIILALTLSYGLVAIVGSIVSVDKTTFMLMRSQSNLYYSLAQWNKGKLNIEFPTNLNNNTTSLVIIFDDKGNVLWTPPDLPKAIADSIKHKWRHEEGLFEISVDIKTTRLMLKQLPQYRVYLKRLEEYTSNEFLTHSVVINHYPAADNMPSMAIAVIDPIPQRMQKASQVWDWFLYIILANLFLVVPLIWLAAHWSLRPIKQVIEQISALEKGIRNDLDENPPTELKGLVRNLNVLLRNERSRYSKYRTSLSDLTHSLKTPLAVLQSTLRSLRSGKQMTIEQAEPIMLDQIERISQQVGYYLHRASIHGDHDITTRKLHSLSGLLDNLCSALSKVYQSKGVDLTLNISPEIMWLGEKNDFMEVMGNILDNACKYCLEFVEINVSNNENSVMIIVDDDGPGVSPEKREAIFQRGTRADTLRSGQGLGLSIAVDIIEQYSGEITITDSPLGGARITVIFAEQQLTTERE; this is encoded by the coding sequence ATGCAAAAAAAACAGCGCTCTCCACTCTCATTACGAACACGTTTTTTGCTTGCAACTAGTGCCATAATTTTGGCACTTACGCTCTCTTATGGGTTAGTTGCCATTGTCGGTTCGATTGTCAGTGTGGATAAAACCACTTTTATGCTGATGCGTAGTCAAAGTAATCTTTACTACAGCTTAGCGCAGTGGAACAAGGGCAAGCTGAATATTGAGTTTCCTACAAATCTTAATAACAACACCACCTCGTTGGTAATTATTTTTGATGATAAAGGCAATGTATTATGGACGCCTCCCGATTTACCTAAAGCCATTGCGGATAGCATTAAACATAAGTGGCGTCATGAAGAAGGCTTATTTGAGATCTCAGTCGATATCAAAACAACACGTTTAATGTTAAAGCAATTACCGCAATATCGTGTTTATCTCAAACGCCTTGAAGAATACACCAGTAATGAGTTTTTAACTCACTCCGTTGTGATTAATCATTATCCTGCCGCTGATAATATGCCTTCTATGGCGATCGCGGTTATCGATCCTATTCCTCAGCGTATGCAAAAAGCCAGTCAAGTTTGGGATTGGTTCTTATATATTATTCTCGCTAATTTATTCTTAGTTGTGCCTTTAATTTGGTTAGCTGCACATTGGAGCTTACGGCCTATAAAGCAAGTAATAGAACAAATCAGTGCATTAGAAAAAGGAATTCGCAATGATTTGGATGAAAACCCGCCAACCGAGTTAAAAGGCTTAGTCCGAAATTTAAATGTGTTATTACGTAATGAACGCAGTCGTTATAGTAAATATCGCACAAGTTTATCTGATCTTACCCATAGCTTAAAAACACCACTTGCCGTGTTGCAATCAACATTACGCTCTTTACGTTCGGGCAAACAGATGACGATAGAGCAAGCTGAACCAATTATGCTCGATCAAATAGAACGAATTTCCCAACAAGTCGGTTATTATCTGCATCGAGCATCCATTCATGGTGATCACGATATTACCACGCGAAAACTCCATTCACTGTCAGGATTACTGGATAATCTTTGTAGTGCATTAAGTAAGGTTTATCAGTCAAAAGGTGTTGATTTAACACTTAATATTTCACCTGAAATCATGTGGTTAGGTGAGAAAAATGATTTTATGGAAGTGATGGGTAATATTCTTGATAACGCCTGTAAATACTGCTTAGAATTTGTTGAAATCAATGTTAGCAATAATGAAAATAGTGTAATGATTATTGTTGATGATGACGGCCCAGGCGTCAGCCCTGAAAAAAGAGAGGCCATTTTCCAACGAGGAACAAGAGCAGATACTCTGCGTTCTGGGCAAGGATTAGGATTATCTATTGCAGTTGATATTATTGAACAATACAGTGGTGAAATTACTATTACGGATAGCCCTTTAGGCGGCGCTCGTATCACCGTAATCTTTGCTGAGCAACAACTGACGACTGAGCGTGAATAA
- the phoP gene encoding two-component system response regulator PhoP — translation MRILIIEDNILLRHHLSVQFRDAGHQVDAAEDAKEADSFIAEGTPDVAIVDLGLPDEDGISLIRRWRENNITLPIMVLTARESWQEKVSALNAGADDYVTKPFHFEEIVARIQALMRRNMGIASQTLSIEPFELDLSRKEFMISGEQIKLTAFEYTILETLMRNQNKVVSKDALMRQLYPDAELKESHTIDVLMGRLRKKILEKYPDDVVVTVRGQGYRFDMKP, via the coding sequence ATGCGGATCTTAATTATTGAAGATAATATCCTACTTCGCCATCATTTATCTGTGCAATTTCGTGATGCTGGGCATCAGGTTGATGCGGCAGAAGATGCCAAAGAAGCAGATAGTTTTATTGCAGAAGGAACACCTGATGTTGCCATTGTGGACTTAGGATTGCCGGATGAAGATGGCATTAGCCTTATTCGTAGATGGCGAGAAAATAATATTACCCTACCAATAATGGTCTTAACGGCACGAGAAAGTTGGCAAGAAAAAGTTTCAGCATTAAATGCGGGCGCTGATGACTATGTGACAAAGCCCTTTCATTTTGAGGAAATTGTTGCACGTATTCAGGCACTAATGCGAAGAAACATGGGAATTGCATCGCAAACCCTCTCAATCGAACCTTTTGAATTGGATTTATCTCGTAAAGAGTTCATGATTTCAGGCGAACAAATCAAGTTAACGGCATTTGAATATACAATTTTAGAAACCTTGATGCGAAATCAAAATAAAGTTGTTAGTAAAGATGCATTAATGCGTCAGTTATACCCTGATGCCGAATTAAAAGAGAGTCATACTATTGATGTGCTAATGGGCCGACTACGGAAAAAAATCTTAGAGAAATATCCTGATGACGTAGTGGTTACAGTACGCGGACAAGGCTACCGTTTTGATATGAAACCTTAA
- the purB gene encoding adenylosuccinate lyase, whose protein sequence is MELSSLTAISPIDGRYGSKTSSLRSIFSEFGLLKFRVQVEVRWLQKLASCADIKEVPAFEKNANDYLDAIIANFNEEDAARIKTIERTTNHDVKAVEYFLKEKVATIPALHQVSEFIHFACTSEDINNLSHAIMLETARQEILLPAWREIIDTISKMAQEYRDLPLLSRTHGQPATPSTIGKEFANVAYRMERQYRQLTQVEILGKINGAVGNYNAHLAAYPEVNWHQFSEEFVTSLGITWNPYTTQIEPHDYIAELFDCISRFNTILIDFDRDIWGYVALNHFKQKTIAGEIGSSTMPHKVNPIDFENSEGNLGLANAVMGHLSSKLPVSRWQRDLTDSTVLRNLGVGMGYALIAYQSTMKGLNKLEVNENHLREELDCNWEVLAEPIQTVMRRYGIEKPYEKLKELTRGKRITEQDMVVFIDGLELPEDEKTRLKAMKPESYIGFATQLVDKLN, encoded by the coding sequence ATGGAATTATCTTCGCTGACAGCGATTTCACCGATTGACGGTCGTTACGGAAGTAAAACCTCGTCGTTACGTTCTATTTTTAGTGAATTCGGTCTTCTGAAATTCCGTGTACAGGTAGAAGTTCGCTGGCTACAAAAGCTGGCATCTTGCGCCGACATTAAAGAAGTTCCAGCCTTTGAAAAAAACGCAAACGATTACCTTGATGCGATTATTGCTAACTTCAACGAAGAAGATGCAGCGCGTATTAAAACTATCGAACGCACCACTAACCACGATGTAAAAGCCGTAGAATATTTCTTAAAAGAAAAAGTGGCGACTATCCCTGCTTTACATCAGGTTTCTGAATTTATTCACTTCGCTTGTACATCTGAAGATATTAATAATCTGTCTCACGCCATTATGCTGGAAACAGCACGCCAAGAGATCTTACTGCCTGCATGGCGTGAAATTATTGATACCATTAGTAAAATGGCGCAAGAATACCGTGATTTACCATTGCTTTCTCGTACTCACGGTCAACCAGCAACACCATCTACAATTGGTAAAGAGTTTGCTAACGTTGCCTACCGTATGGAGCGCCAATATCGTCAACTAACTCAAGTTGAGATCTTAGGTAAAATTAATGGAGCAGTAGGTAACTACAATGCCCACTTAGCCGCATATCCTGAAGTCAACTGGCACCAATTTAGTGAAGAATTTGTAACGTCATTGGGTATTACTTGGAACCCATACACAACTCAAATTGAACCACACGATTATATTGCGGAGCTTTTTGATTGTATTAGTCGCTTCAACACTATCTTGATCGATTTCGACCGTGATATTTGGGGTTACGTAGCACTGAACCACTTTAAACAAAAAACTATTGCAGGTGAAATTGGTTCATCAACCATGCCTCATAAAGTAAACCCAATTGATTTTGAAAACTCTGAAGGAAACTTAGGGTTAGCCAATGCAGTTATGGGACATCTTTCTAGCAAATTGCCTGTTTCGCGCTGGCAACGTGACTTAACAGACTCAACTGTACTGCGTAATTTAGGTGTTGGTATGGGTTATGCGCTGATTGCTTATCAATCAACCATGAAGGGTCTTAATAAACTTGAAGTGAATGAAAACCATCTTCGTGAAGAATTAGACTGCAACTGGGAAGTATTAGCCGAGCCGATTCAAACTGTAATGCGTCGTTATGGCATTGAAAAACCTTACGAAAAGCTAAAAGAGCTTACTCGCGGAAAACGCATCACAGAACAAGATATGGTCGTTTTCATTGATGGTTTAGAACTACCAGAAGATGAAAAAACACGCTTAAAAGCAATGAAACCTGAAAGCTATATTGGTTTTGCCACTCAACTTGTCGATAAATTAAATTAA
- the hflD gene encoding high frequency lysogenization protein HflD, which translates to MAKDFRDITLALAGICQASRLVQQIAYQGSANESDVEVMVNSVFNLNPTSTLDVYGNQVSHLKLGFQTLKAIHQAVRREKLTLELMTYQQGLINLERLINRNDDYSSRLSQKISQLERQKSYFEPMSEGVFNALAGVYVDAVSPVGPRIQVHGSIELLKNPIIQAKVRALLLTGIRSAVLWRQVGGRRFDFLLHQKTILRQADDFLAQC; encoded by the coding sequence GTGGCTAAAGATTTTCGTGATATAACGCTTGCATTGGCAGGGATCTGCCAAGCAAGTCGTCTCGTGCAACAAATTGCTTACCAAGGTAGTGCGAATGAGAGCGATGTTGAAGTCATGGTTAACAGTGTGTTTAATCTCAACCCAACTTCAACATTAGATGTTTATGGCAACCAAGTCAGCCACTTAAAATTAGGCTTTCAAACATTGAAAGCCATTCATCAGGCGGTAAGAAGAGAAAAATTAACGCTTGAATTAATGACTTACCAGCAAGGCTTAATTAATCTAGAGCGTCTTATCAATAGAAATGATGATTACAGCTCTCGTTTATCACAAAAAATTTCTCAATTAGAGCGCCAAAAAAGTTATTTTGAACCAATGTCCGAAGGTGTATTTAATGCCCTTGCGGGCGTTTATGTTGATGCAGTTAGCCCTGTTGGCCCTCGCATTCAGGTTCATGGCTCAATTGAACTATTAAAGAACCCTATTATTCAAGCTAAAGTTAGAGCGTTATTACTGACCGGCATTCGAAGTGCCGTGCTCTGGCGTCAAGTCGGTGGTCGTCGTTTTGATTTTTTACTGCATCAAAAGACCATCCTGCGACAAGCTGATGATTTTCTCGCTCAATGTTAA
- the mnmA gene encoding tRNA 2-thiouridine(34) synthase MnmA: protein MSDNSQKKVIVGMSGGVDSSVSAYLLKEQGYQVVGLFMKNWEEDDDTEYCSASTDLADAQAVCDKLGIELYTINFAAEYWDNVFEHFLSEYKAGRTPNPDILCNKEIKFKAFLEYAAEDLGADYIATGHYVRRRDVDGKSQLLRGVDNNKDQSYFLYTLSHEQIEQSLFPVGEMEKPEVRKIAEKLDLATAKKKDSTGICFIGERKFTDFLSRYLPAKPGPIVTVDGETIGEHQGLMYHTLGQRKGLGIGGTKDGGEDPWYVVDKDVENNILVVAQGHEHPRLMSVGLIAQQLHWVSREPITEAFRCTVKTRYRQPDIACTVTPLGEDKIEVRFDYPVAAVTPGQSAVFYQDEVCLGGGIIETRIQE, encoded by the coding sequence ATGTCAGATAACAGCCAAAAAAAAGTCATCGTAGGAATGTCCGGTGGCGTAGATTCATCCGTCTCAGCCTATCTTCTTAAGGAACAGGGATATCAGGTCGTTGGTCTGTTTATGAAGAACTGGGAAGAAGACGACGATACAGAATATTGCTCAGCCTCTACCGATCTTGCCGATGCGCAAGCCGTGTGCGATAAACTTGGCATTGAGCTTTATACCATCAATTTTGCTGCTGAGTATTGGGATAATGTTTTTGAACACTTTTTATCCGAATATAAAGCAGGTCGCACCCCAAACCCAGATATTCTGTGTAATAAAGAAATAAAATTTAAAGCATTTTTAGAATATGCAGCGGAAGATTTGGGTGCTGACTATATCGCAACAGGTCACTATGTTCGCCGTCGTGATGTTGATGGCAAAAGCCAATTGCTTCGCGGTGTCGATAATAACAAAGACCAAAGCTATTTCTTGTACACATTAAGCCATGAGCAAATTGAACAAAGCCTTTTTCCTGTTGGTGAAATGGAAAAGCCTGAAGTCAGAAAAATTGCTGAAAAACTTGATTTAGCGACTGCAAAGAAAAAAGATTCAACCGGTATTTGTTTTATTGGTGAGCGTAAATTTACTGATTTCTTATCGCGTTATTTACCAGCTAAACCGGGTCCTATTGTCACGGTTGATGGAGAAACCATTGGTGAACACCAAGGGTTGATGTATCACACATTAGGTCAACGTAAAGGCTTAGGTATTGGTGGTACGAAAGATGGCGGAGAAGATCCTTGGTATGTGGTTGATAAAGATGTTGAGAACAACATTCTTGTTGTCGCCCAAGGGCATGAACATCCAAGATTAATGTCTGTCGGTCTGATTGCTCAGCAATTACATTGGGTATCAAGAGAGCCTATTACTGAAGCTTTCCGTTGCACTGTTAAAACACGATATCGCCAACCTGATATTGCGTGTACAGTAACACCATTAGGTGAAGATAAAATTGAAGTCCGCTTTGATTATCCTGTTGCAGCAGTTACTCCGGGACAATCAGCCGTCTTTTATCAAGACGAAGTCTGTTTAGGTGGCGGTATCATTGAAACCCGTATTCAGGAGTAG
- a CDS encoding NUDIX hydrolase, with amino-acid sequence MFKPNVTVACIVHAKNKFLVVEETVNGKATWNQPAGHLEANETLIQAVQRELWEETGLTLPVQHFLKLHQWIAPDKTPFLRFLFLIEAQEQFATQPQDSDIDCCHWVSADEIIHSQQLRSPLVRESLLCYQQGERYPLSLLSSFGTPFN; translated from the coding sequence TTGTTTAAACCTAATGTGACTGTCGCGTGTATCGTTCATGCAAAAAATAAGTTTCTTGTTGTTGAAGAAACGGTCAATGGAAAAGCAACATGGAATCAGCCAGCAGGACACCTTGAAGCCAATGAAACACTGATTCAGGCGGTTCAACGTGAATTATGGGAAGAAACTGGATTAACACTTCCCGTTCAACATTTTCTTAAATTACACCAATGGATTGCCCCAGATAAAACGCCTTTTCTACGTTTTCTTTTTCTTATTGAAGCACAAGAACAATTTGCAACTCAGCCTCAAGATAGTGATATTGACTGTTGTCACTGGGTTAGCGCCGATGAAATTATTCATAGCCAGCAATTACGCTCACCATTGGTAAGAGAAAGCCTACTATGTTATCAACAAGGTGAACGCTATCCCCTTTCTTTATTAAGTAGCTTTGGAACGCCTTTTAACTAA
- the rluE gene encoding 23S rRNA pseudouridine(2457) synthase RluE, giving the protein MANQLKNSAKSRKHHTPFAQRKSVRPRGERKVIIFNKPFDVLVQFTDENGRKTLKDFIPIRDIYAAGRLDRDSEGLLVLTNDGKLQAKLTQPGKKTGKIYYAQVEGIPSIASLQQFRNGLELKDGKTLPAQVEIVEQPEWLWERNPPIRERQTIPTTWLKITLFEGKNRQVRRMTAHIGYPTLRLIRFSMGNITLDNLLPGEWKEIDFV; this is encoded by the coding sequence ATGGCAAATCAACTTAAAAATAGCGCTAAATCGAGAAAACATCACACTCCATTCGCACAAAGAAAATCAGTGCGACCAAGAGGTGAGCGTAAAGTCATTATCTTCAACAAGCCCTTTGATGTTCTTGTGCAATTTACAGACGAAAATGGTAGAAAAACGCTAAAAGATTTTATTCCTATTCGTGATATTTATGCGGCAGGACGTTTAGATAGAGACAGCGAAGGGCTTTTAGTCTTAACAAATGATGGGAAGCTGCAAGCAAAATTAACACAACCGGGTAAAAAAACAGGAAAAATCTACTATGCTCAGGTTGAAGGCATCCCAAGCATTGCCTCATTACAACAATTTAGAAATGGATTAGAGCTTAAAGATGGCAAAACATTACCTGCACAAGTCGAAATAGTTGAACAACCCGAATGGCTCTGGGAGAGAAATCCTCCAATTAGAGAGCGCCAAACTATCCCGACAACTTGGTTAAAAATAACGCTATTTGAAGGTAAAAACCGCCAAGTGAGACGAATGACGGCTCATATCGGTTATCCAACATTGCGTCTGATCCGCTTTAGTATGGGAAATATTACATTGGATAATTTATTACCCGGCGAATGGAAGGAGATTGATTTTGTTTAA
- the icd gene encoding NADP-dependent isocitrate dehydrogenase, whose product MESKVVVPANGAKITLDAKGKLVVPNNPVIPYIEGDGIGIDVTPAMLKVVDAAVEKAYGKERKIEWMEVYTGEKSTQVYGKDVWLPEETLDLIREYRVSIKGPLTTPVGGGIRSLNVALRQQLDLYICLRPVRYYKGTPSPVKQPELTDMVIFRENSEDIYAGIEWKAGSAEADKVIKFLQDEMGVTKIRFPQDCGIGIKPCSEEGTKRLVRAAIEYAIDNDRDSVTLVHKGNIMKFTEGAFKDWGYELAREEFGGELLDGGPWVKIKNPKSGKEIIVKDVIADAFLQQILLRPAEYDVIACMNLNGDYISDALAAQVGGIGIAPGANIGDECALFEATHGTAPKYAGQDKVNPGSIILSAEMMLRHMGWTEAADLIIKGMEGAIAAKTVTYDFERQLEGAKLLKCSEFGDAIIKHM is encoded by the coding sequence ATGGAAAGCAAAGTAGTTGTTCCGGCTAATGGCGCTAAAATTACACTAGATGCTAAAGGTAAGCTTGTTGTTCCAAATAATCCGGTTATCCCTTATATCGAAGGGGATGGTATCGGTATCGATGTTACGCCAGCAATGTTAAAAGTTGTTGATGCAGCAGTTGAGAAAGCTTACGGTAAAGAACGTAAGATTGAGTGGATGGAAGTCTACACTGGCGAAAAATCAACACAGGTATATGGTAAAGATGTTTGGTTACCAGAAGAAACCTTAGATCTTATCCGTGAATATCGTGTTTCTATTAAAGGTCCTCTTACTACGCCTGTTGGTGGTGGTATCCGTTCATTAAACGTTGCATTACGCCAACAACTTGATCTCTATATTTGCCTACGTCCAGTACGTTATTACAAAGGCACTCCAAGCCCCGTTAAACAACCTGAACTGACTGATATGGTTATTTTCCGCGAAAACTCGGAAGATATCTATGCAGGCATTGAGTGGAAAGCTGGTTCCGCAGAAGCAGATAAAGTGATTAAATTCCTGCAAGATGAAATGGGTGTTACTAAAATCCGCTTCCCACAAGATTGCGGTATTGGTATTAAACCTTGTTCAGAAGAAGGAACTAAACGTTTAGTTCGTGCTGCTATTGAATACGCTATCGATAACGACCGTGATTCAGTTACATTGGTACACAAAGGTAATATTATGAAATTTACCGAAGGTGCCTTTAAAGACTGGGGTTATGAGTTAGCTCGCGAAGAGTTCGGTGGTGAATTATTAGATGGCGGTCCTTGGGTTAAAATCAAGAATCCAAAATCAGGTAAAGAGATCATCGTTAAAGACGTTATCGCTGATGCTTTCTTGCAACAAATCCTGTTACGCCCAGCAGAGTATGATGTTATCGCATGTATGAACCTAAATGGTGACTATATTTCTGATGCATTAGCTGCTCAAGTAGGTGGTATTGGTATAGCACCGGGCGCAAATATTGGTGATGAGTGTGCTTTATTTGAAGCAACACACGGCACAGCACCTAAGTACGCAGGTCAAGATAAAGTTAACCCAGGTTCTATCATTCTTTCCGCAGAAATGATGCTACGCCACATGGGCTGGACAGAAGCCGCTGACTTAATCATTAAAGGTATGGAAGGCGCGATTGCCGCTAAGACTGTAACTTATGATTTCGAACGTCAGTTAGAAGGCGCTAAACTACTGAAATGTAGCGAGTTTGGTGACGCGATTATCAAACATATGTAA